The genomic window GCCGGTCCCCTACTTCCGGGCTCCTTTCGGCAGCTGGGGCGGCACTCCCGAGGTCGCCCGGCGGCTCGGCATGGTCCCGCTGGGCTGGCGCGTCGCCGCCGAGGACTGGGAGCCCCCGGGCACCGGGGAGCTGGTCCGCCGGGTGGAGAGCCGGCTGACGCCGGGCGCGGTCGTCCTGCTGCACGACGGGGGCGGCGACCGCTCCCAGACCGTCGAGGCGGTCGCCTGCCTGCTGCCCCGCCTCGCCGCCCGCGGCTGGCACTTCACCGGCCCGTCCCGGCGCTCCTGAGTTCTGCCGCTCGCGGCGGAGATCCGCAGGTCACAGGCTTATCGTTCACCCGGATGGCCCTCGGTGGCTGTCCGTGCGGCCGGGCCGGCCGGAAGCTGGAAGGCATGCGACCGCACAGGGTCAAGCTGGTGTCGTCGCTTCTGTCGCTGGCCTTTCTGGGGGCCTGCTCGGCCCCTGGTCATCCGGTGCAGAGGCCTCGGCACACCCGCGCCGTCCTGCACCCCGCGGTGCTGCGGCCGGTGGTCGTCGGGCGTACCGCCTGGCACGCCGACGAGCAGTCGGTGCGCAAGGGGCTCGTCTACGACCACTCGGTGAAGGCGGTGTTCGTGCACCACACGGACAACCCCAACGACTACGACTGCAAGAAGGACGTCCCCGCGATGCTGCTCGCCCTCGAACAGCAGCACATCGCGCTGGGCTGGGACGACCTCGGCTACAACTTCGTGGTGGACCGCTGCGGCGACATCTACGAGGGCCGCTCCGGCAGTGCGGTCCGCGACGTGCGCGGCGCCCACACGGAGGGCTTCAACACCGACACCATCGGGATAGCGGCGCTCGGCAACTTCGGCGCGGGCCGGAAGGTCCCGCGGGCGATGCTCAGGGCCATCGCCTCGATAGCCGCCTGGAAGCTCGACCCCTCGGTGGACCCGCTCGGCAAGGTCCGCCTGGTCTCCACCAACGACGGCAGCCGCTACCCCAAGGGCACGGCCGCCACCCTCAACGTCATCTCCGGCCACCGCGACGTCTACGAGACCACCTGCCCGGGCCAGGCCCTCTACGACGCGCTGCCGTGGATCCGCGAGACCGCGGCCGCCATGCGGCAGAAGGCGACCTGGGCGGGCTGAGCAGCCGGCCCGCGGTCAGGGTACGGCCCTGGCGTAGCGGGACCAGATCGCCGCCGGGTAGGTGCTGCCGGTCTTCTCGGCGGCCCGGCTGCCCGTGGTGCCGGTGAGCGGCTCCAGTTGCTGGGACGCCGGGTCGACGCGGAAGAGGGCGACGGATGTCGACACCGTGCCGGTGTGGCCGACGTACCAGGCAGCGGTGTTGTCCTGCGCCGTCCCCGCGGTGCCGGCCCGGTCGGGTCCCGTGGTGAGGGCCGCTTCCACGTCGGCGGCGACCGCGGGGGTGAACGGGTGCGTGACGGTGGGGGATTGCAGCCGGAGGCGTTCGCCGTCGCGGGTGATGCGCAGGACGGAGCAGGGGGCGGTGTGGGTGCCGTCCGCGGCGAAGGTGGCGTAGGCGCCGGCCATCCTGATCGGGCTCGGGGTGGCGGTGCCGAGCGAGAACTCCGGTGTCTGCGCGCCGAATCCGCTGTCGGGCAGCAGGCCGGCGTCGATCGAGGCCTGCCGCACGCGGTCCAGGCCGACGTCCATGCCCAGTTGCTCGATCGGCCCGTTGACGGACTCGGCGACCGCCTGCCGCAGGGTGACGGGGCCGTAGGAGCGGTGGCCGTCGTTGGACACCCGCACGATCTTGCCGTCCCGGCTCCAGTACGGGCCCTCGGGCGTGCGGATCTCGGCCTTGTCGTCGCCGTCGTAGACGGTGCCCGGCGTGACCGGCGTACGGGGGGCGCCGCGGGTCAGCAGGACGCCGTCGCGCAGGCCG from Streptomyces sp. NBC_01198 includes these protein-coding regions:
- a CDS encoding N-acetylmuramoyl-L-alanine amidase, translating into MRPHRVKLVSSLLSLAFLGACSAPGHPVQRPRHTRAVLHPAVLRPVVVGRTAWHADEQSVRKGLVYDHSVKAVFVHHTDNPNDYDCKKDVPAMLLALEQQHIALGWDDLGYNFVVDRCGDIYEGRSGSAVRDVRGAHTEGFNTDTIGIAALGNFGAGRKVPRAMLRAIASIAAWKLDPSVDPLGKVRLVSTNDGSRYPKGTAATLNVISGHRDVYETTCPGQALYDALPWIRETAAAMRQKATWAG